One genomic segment of Pseudomonas fortuita includes these proteins:
- a CDS encoding RNA polymerase sigma factor has translation MTGLAQVRAEVESVYRRESRRILATLIRLLGDFDLAEEAMHDAFFIAVERWQRDGIPDNPRAWLVSTGRFKAIDALRRRARFDRSQADLSMLLDGQGQDPSDEELLADDRLRLIFTCCHPALSADAQVPLTLRAVCDLTTEQIARAFLQSPTTIAQRIVRAKAKIRDAGIPYQVPALSELPERLESVLRVIYLVFNEGYSASSGESLLQQELSDEAIRLARLLVQLLPDAEANGLLALMLLQASRQQARTDAQGNLVLLEQQDRSLWDRQRIDEGCELVRQALQSRAFGAYTVQAAIAAVHAEAATAEETDWVEIVGLYDVLQRHWPSAVVELNRAVALAKRDGPQVGLREVEGILARGDLLDYHLAHAARAELHYQLGQVEEARAAWRQALALTRQAPERRHIEQRLKVIE, from the coding sequence ATGACAGGCCTGGCGCAGGTGCGCGCCGAAGTCGAGTCGGTGTACCGGCGGGAGTCGCGGCGCATCCTGGCGACATTGATCCGCCTGCTGGGTGATTTCGACCTGGCCGAGGAGGCCATGCATGATGCCTTCTTCATCGCCGTCGAGCGCTGGCAGCGTGATGGCATCCCCGATAACCCACGGGCGTGGCTGGTCTCCACCGGGCGCTTCAAGGCCATTGATGCACTGCGCCGACGCGCACGTTTCGATCGCTCCCAGGCAGACTTGAGCATGCTGCTCGACGGCCAGGGGCAGGACCCCAGCGATGAAGAGTTGTTGGCGGATGACCGCCTGCGGCTGATTTTCACCTGTTGCCACCCGGCGCTGTCGGCCGATGCCCAGGTACCGCTGACCCTGCGCGCAGTCTGCGACTTGACCACCGAGCAGATTGCCCGCGCCTTCCTGCAAAGCCCGACTACCATCGCCCAGCGCATCGTGCGCGCCAAAGCCAAGATCCGCGATGCCGGCATCCCCTACCAGGTACCAGCGTTGAGCGAACTGCCCGAGCGCCTGGAGAGCGTGTTACGGGTGATCTACCTGGTGTTCAACGAAGGCTATTCGGCGTCGTCGGGCGAGTCACTGCTGCAGCAGGAGCTGAGCGATGAAGCCATTCGCCTGGCGCGGCTGCTGGTGCAATTGTTGCCTGATGCGGAGGCCAACGGCCTGCTGGCCTTGATGCTGCTTCAGGCATCGCGGCAGCAGGCGCGCACCGATGCCCAGGGCAACCTTGTGCTGCTGGAACAACAGGACCGCAGCCTGTGGGACCGGCAACGCATTGACGAGGGCTGCGAGCTGGTGCGCCAGGCCCTGCAAAGCCGGGCGTTCGGTGCCTACACGGTGCAGGCGGCGATCGCCGCTGTGCACGCTGAAGCGGCAACCGCAGAAGAAACGGACTGGGTGGAAATCGTCGGGCTGTATGATGTGTTGCAGCGGCATTGGCCGTCAGCGGTGGTGGAACTGAACCGGGCGGTGGCGCTGGCGAAGCGCGATGGGCCGCAAGTGGGCCTGCGGGAAGTCGAAGGGATTCTGGCGCGCGGTGATCTGCTGGACTATCACCTGGCGCACGCGGCGCGGGCCGAGCTGCATTACCAGTTGGGGCAGGTGGAGGAGGCGCGTGCGGCCTGGCGCCAGGCGCTGGCGCTGACCCGGCAGGCGCCGGAGCGGCGGCATATCGAGCAGCGGCTGAAAGTCATCGAGTGA
- a CDS encoding YybH family protein: MSTAAETEIRQLIERWMQAVRDRDIPSITAPYADDIVAFDAIQALQFKGKAAYTAHWEMCMGMCTGPMVFELAQLTVHADGDLALAHWLNRCGPGDDESQCGFMRATVGYRRQGGQWRVIHEHWSAPFDMETQKALFDLKP; the protein is encoded by the coding sequence ATGAGCACCGCAGCCGAAACCGAGATCCGCCAACTGATCGAGCGCTGGATGCAGGCCGTGCGCGATCGCGACATCCCCAGCATCACCGCCCCCTATGCCGATGACATCGTTGCCTTCGATGCCATCCAGGCCCTGCAATTCAAAGGCAAGGCCGCCTACACGGCGCACTGGGAAATGTGCATGGGCATGTGCACCGGGCCCATGGTCTTCGAACTTGCCCAGCTTACCGTCCACGCCGATGGCGACCTGGCCCTGGCCCACTGGCTGAACCGCTGCGGCCCAGGCGACGACGAAAGCCAGTGCGGCTTCATGCGCGCGACCGTGGGCTATCGTCGTCAAGGTGGCCAGTGGCGGGTGATCCACGAACACTGGTCGGCACCCTTCGACATGGAGACGCAAAAAGCCCTGTTCGATCTCAAGCCCTGA
- the fadD1 gene encoding long-chain-fatty-acid--CoA ligase FadD1: MIENFWKDKYPAGVTAEINPDEFPNIQAVLKQSCQRFADKPAFSNLGKTITYGELYALSGAFAAWLQQHTDLKPGDRIAVQLPNVLQYPVAVFGAMRAGLIVVNTNPLYTAREMEHQFNDSGAKALVCLANMAHLAEKVVPKTQVRHVIVTEVADLLPPLKRLLINSVIKYVKKMVPAYSLPQAVRFNDALALGKGQPVTEANPQANDVAVLQYTGGTTGVAKGAMLTHRNLVANMLQCRALMGANLHEGCEILITPLPLYHIYAFTFHCMAMMLIGNHNVLISNPRDLPAMVKELGKWKFSGFVGLNTLFVALCNSEAFRALDFSALKITLSGGMALQLSVAERWKAVTGCAICEGYGMTETSPVAAVNPAEANQVGTIGIPVPSTLCKIIDDAGHELPLGEVGELCVKGPQVMKGYWQREDATAEILDSEGWLKTGDIALIQPDGYMRIVDRKKDMILVSGFNVYPNELEDVLAALPGVLQCAAIGVPDEKSGEVIKVFIVVKPGMTVTKEQVMEHMRANVTGYKVPRLIEFRDALPTTNVGKILRRELRDEELKKQGLKKIA, encoded by the coding sequence ATGATCGAAAATTTTTGGAAGGATAAGTACCCAGCCGGGGTTACGGCGGAAATCAATCCTGACGAATTCCCCAATATCCAGGCAGTACTCAAGCAATCCTGCCAACGCTTTGCCGACAAACCGGCCTTTAGCAACCTGGGCAAGACTATCACTTATGGCGAGCTGTATGCGCTGTCGGGGGCGTTTGCCGCCTGGCTGCAGCAGCATACCGACCTCAAGCCGGGTGACCGCATTGCCGTGCAGCTCCCCAATGTCCTGCAATACCCGGTCGCGGTCTTCGGCGCCATGCGTGCTGGGCTGATCGTGGTCAACACCAACCCGCTGTACACCGCGCGGGAGATGGAACACCAGTTCAACGACTCCGGCGCCAAGGCTTTGGTGTGCCTGGCCAACATGGCCCACCTGGCCGAGAAGGTGGTACCCAAGACCCAGGTCAGGCACGTCATCGTCACCGAAGTGGCCGACCTGCTGCCCCCGCTCAAGCGCCTGCTGATCAACAGCGTGATCAAGTACGTGAAGAAGATGGTGCCGGCCTACAGCCTGCCGCAGGCCGTGCGCTTCAACGACGCGCTGGCGTTGGGCAAGGGCCAGCCGGTGACCGAGGCCAACCCGCAGGCCAACGACGTGGCCGTGCTGCAGTACACCGGTGGCACCACCGGTGTGGCCAAAGGCGCCATGCTGACCCACCGCAACCTGGTGGCCAACATGCTGCAGTGCCGAGCGCTGATGGGCGCGAACCTGCACGAAGGCTGCGAAATCCTCATCACCCCGCTGCCGCTGTACCACATCTACGCCTTTACCTTCCATTGCATGGCAATGATGCTCATCGGCAACCACAACGTGCTGATCAGCAACCCCCGTGACCTGCCTGCCATGGTCAAGGAACTGGGCAAGTGGAAGTTCAGCGGCTTTGTCGGCCTCAACACGCTGTTCGTTGCCCTGTGCAACAGCGAGGCGTTCCGTGCACTGGACTTCTCGGCGCTGAAAATTACCCTGTCGGGCGGCATGGCCCTGCAACTGAGCGTGGCCGAGCGCTGGAAGGCCGTTACGGGTTGCGCCATCTGCGAAGGCTACGGCATGACCGAAACCAGCCCGGTGGCGGCGGTGAACCCGGCAGAAGCCAACCAGGTGGGTACCATCGGTATTCCGGTGCCGTCCACCCTGTGCAAGATCATCGATGACGCCGGCCACGAGCTACCGTTGGGCGAGGTGGGCGAACTGTGCGTCAAGGGCCCGCAGGTGATGAAGGGCTATTGGCAGCGCGAAGACGCCACCGCCGAGATTTTGGACAGCGAAGGCTGGCTGAAGACCGGTGACATCGCCCTGATCCAGCCGGACGGTTACATGCGCATCGTCGACCGCAAGAAGGACATGATTCTGGTCTCGGGCTTCAACGTGTACCCCAACGAGCTGGAAGATGTGCTGGCGGCCTTGCCGGGCGTGCTGCAGTGTGCAGCCATTGGTGTGCCTGACGAGAAGTCAGGTGAAGTGATCAAGGTGTTTATCGTGGTCAAGCCGGGCATGACCGTGACCAAGGAGCAGGTGATGGAGCACATGCGTGCCAACGTTACCGGCTACAAGGTACCGCGCCTGATCGAGTTCCGTGATGCGCTGCCGACCACCAACGTGGGCAAGATCCTGCGCCGCGAGCTGCGCGATGAAGAACTCAAGAAGCAGGGCTTGAAGAAGATCGCCTGA
- a CDS encoding SRPBCC family protein, with product MSLAHPAQAQHELSISRLIDAPPAKVFRAWSEPHWLMQWWGPHGMTTPECEMQLWIGGVFRTLMRAPDGSEYPTQGVFLDIAAPRRLVFTDAFGPGWVPSEKAFMTAVISFDEEQGKTRYTARAWHWNAADCRAHEEMGFYQGWGESLDRLVEVVTQRMPD from the coding sequence ATGAGCCTTGCACACCCCGCGCAAGCGCAACACGAGTTGTCCATCAGCCGCCTGATCGACGCACCGCCGGCCAAGGTGTTTCGCGCCTGGAGCGAACCCCATTGGCTGATGCAGTGGTGGGGGCCGCATGGCATGACCACCCCGGAGTGCGAGATGCAGTTGTGGATCGGGGGGGTATTCCGCACCCTGATGCGAGCGCCGGATGGTAGCGAATACCCGACCCAGGGCGTGTTTCTTGACATTGCCGCGCCGCGACGGTTGGTGTTCACCGATGCCTTTGGCCCCGGTTGGGTGCCGTCAGAAAAGGCCTTCATGACCGCCGTGATCAGCTTTGACGAGGAGCAGGGCAAAACCCGCTACACCGCCCGCGCCTGGCACTGGAATGCTGCTGACTGCCGGGCCCATGAAGAAATGGGTTTTTATCAGGGCTGGGGGGAAAGCCTGGACCGCTTGGTGGAGGTGGTGACCCAGCGGATGCCCGACTGA
- a CDS encoding GNAT family N-acetyltransferase yields the protein MRAASDAELWVARAPGIIAGLSLSAVGEGLWLTGLFVDPQLRGQGVAGRLIDAALQHAGGPTWLFCHPDLAPFYQRLGFHTAGQLPETLASRLQRYQRSKRLVALQRGQSSLTSSPGNSTSV from the coding sequence ATGCGTGCTGCAAGCGACGCTGAACTGTGGGTGGCACGCGCCCCAGGCATCATTGCGGGCTTGAGCCTCAGTGCAGTAGGCGAAGGATTATGGCTGACGGGGCTGTTCGTCGACCCGCAACTGCGCGGCCAAGGGGTGGCCGGGCGGTTGATCGACGCGGCGCTGCAACACGCTGGCGGACCAACCTGGCTGTTCTGCCACCCGGACCTGGCGCCCTTCTATCAGCGCCTGGGTTTCCACACGGCCGGGCAACTGCCCGAAACCCTGGCCAGCCGCTTGCAGCGCTACCAGCGCAGCAAACGCCTGGTAGCCCTGCAGCGGGGTCAGTCGTCGCTGACCTCGAGCCCGGGGAATAGCACCTCGGTGTAG
- the def gene encoding peptide deformylase produces MIRDILKMGDERLLRIAPPVPEHMLGTVELQQLIDDMFETMRHVGGVGLAAPQIGIDLQLVIFGFERSERYPDAEAVPQTILINPVITPMSTEVEDGWEGCLSVPGLRGVVPRFKHICYEGVDPQGNPINRFADGFHARVVQHECDHLIGRLYPSRIQDFAKFGYTEVLFPGLEVSDD; encoded by the coding sequence ATGATCCGTGACATTCTAAAGATGGGCGACGAACGCCTGCTGCGCATCGCCCCGCCCGTGCCCGAGCACATGCTCGGCACTGTCGAACTGCAGCAACTGATCGACGACATGTTCGAAACCATGCGCCATGTGGGCGGCGTAGGCTTGGCCGCGCCACAGATTGGTATCGACCTGCAGTTGGTGATTTTCGGCTTCGAGCGCAGCGAGCGCTACCCGGATGCCGAAGCGGTGCCGCAGACCATTTTGATCAACCCGGTCATCACGCCGATGTCCACTGAAGTAGAGGACGGCTGGGAAGGTTGCCTGTCGGTACCGGGCCTGCGCGGCGTGGTGCCACGCTTCAAGCATATCTGCTACGAAGGGGTCGACCCCCAAGGCAACCCGATCAACCGCTTTGCCGACGGTTTCCATGCGCGGGTGGTGCAGCACGAGTGTGACCACCTGATCGGCCGGCTGTACCCATCGCGTATCCAGGACTTTGCCAAGTTCGGCTACACCGAGGTGCTATTCCCCGGGCTCGAGGTCAGCGACGACTGA
- a CDS encoding MaoC family dehydratase encodes MSQVTNTPYEALEVGQTAEYKKSVEERDIQLFAAMSGDHNPVHLDAEFAAKSMFRERIAHGMFSGALISAAVACTLPGPGTIYLGQQMSFQKPVKIGDTLTVRLEILEKLPKFKVRIATNVYNQNDELVVQGEAEILAPRKQQTVELVSPPNFVAS; translated from the coding sequence ATGTCCCAGGTCACCAACACGCCTTACGAAGCCCTCGAAGTTGGCCAGACGGCCGAGTACAAGAAGTCCGTTGAAGAACGCGACATCCAGCTGTTCGCTGCCATGTCCGGTGACCACAACCCGGTTCACCTGGATGCCGAGTTCGCCGCCAAGAGCATGTTCCGCGAGCGTATTGCCCATGGCATGTTCAGCGGCGCGCTGATCAGTGCTGCGGTGGCCTGCACCCTGCCAGGCCCTGGCACCATCTACCTGGGCCAGCAGATGAGCTTCCAGAAGCCGGTGAAGATTGGCGACACCCTGACCGTGCGCCTGGAGATTCTCGAGAAGTTGCCCAAGTTCAAGGTGCGCATTGCCACCAACGTGTACAACCAGAACGATGAGCTGGTGGTCCAGGGTGAGGCCGAAATCCTGGCGCCGCGCAAGCAGCAGACAGTCGAGCTGGTGTCGCCGCCGAATTTCGTGGCTAGCTGA
- a CDS encoding alpha/beta hydrolase — protein MPHDAFWLPASEHCSLYVHQWLPATPVKAVVLLAHGMAEHAGRYQRLGHALSEAGFALFAADQRGHGRSAELGSRGLFARHHGWNAVVNDVGLLAQHIGQQYPCTPLFLFGHSMGSYIAQAYLLHHSASLHGAILSGSNYQPAALYRLARLIARLESWRQGPQGKSALIEWLSFGSFNKAFKPNRTAFDWLSRDPAEVDLYVNDPLCGFRCSNQLWLDLLQGLAQISQPGNLAQIDPNLPMLVIGGECDPVSAGKRLTHLADALRATGNRHVQLRVYPEARHEVLNETNRDEVTADILGWLEQALALGRPVRSE, from the coding sequence ATGCCCCACGACGCCTTCTGGCTCCCCGCCAGTGAGCACTGCAGCCTGTATGTACATCAATGGCTGCCGGCCACACCGGTAAAGGCCGTGGTGCTGCTGGCCCATGGCATGGCCGAGCATGCCGGGCGCTACCAGCGCCTGGGGCATGCCCTGAGCGAGGCCGGCTTTGCCCTGTTCGCTGCCGACCAGCGCGGCCACGGGCGCAGCGCCGAGCTGGGCAGCCGCGGCCTGTTCGCCCGCCATCATGGCTGGAATGCCGTAGTCAATGACGTTGGGTTGCTGGCCCAGCACATCGGCCAGCAGTACCCATGCACGCCGCTGTTTCTGTTCGGCCACAGCATGGGCAGCTACATTGCCCAGGCTTACCTGCTGCACCACAGCGCCAGCCTGCACGGGGCGATTCTCAGTGGCTCCAACTACCAACCGGCGGCGCTGTACCGCCTGGCGCGGCTGATTGCCCGGCTGGAGAGCTGGCGCCAAGGGCCGCAAGGCAAGAGTGCGCTGATCGAATGGTTGTCGTTCGGGTCGTTCAATAAAGCGTTCAAACCCAACCGCACGGCGTTCGACTGGCTTAGCCGCGACCCAGCCGAGGTCGACCTGTACGTCAACGACCCGTTGTGCGGCTTTCGCTGCAGCAACCAGCTGTGGCTCGACCTGCTGCAAGGCTTGGCGCAGATCAGCCAGCCGGGTAACCTCGCGCAGATCGATCCGAACCTGCCCATGCTGGTAATCGGTGGCGAATGTGATCCGGTCAGTGCCGGCAAGCGTCTAACCCATCTGGCCGACGCCCTGCGCGCGACCGGCAATCGACATGTACAGCTGCGCGTCTATCCTGAGGCGCGGCATGAAGTACTCAACGAAACCAACCGTGACGAGGTCACCGCCGATATTCTCGGCTGGCTTGAGCAGGCGCTGGCCCTTGGCCGCCCCGTGCGCAGTGAATGA
- a CDS encoding YihY/virulence factor BrkB family protein, whose product MIFSALQGLPLHRVLVRTVKEFLDDEMSTYASALAYQALFSLFPFLLFLIALIGFLHLPDFFSWLRLQSELVLPPQALEQVNPVIDQLQQSKGGLLSVGIVIALWTASAGVRLMMSAMNAAYDVPEGRPVWKRIPLSIFYTIGLAGMLLAAAALMVLGPQVMEWIAAQIGMQEFIVTLWTILRWPVIIILLMVAVALIYYVMPDVKQKFRFITPGSVLAVVVWIVASLGFAYYVKTFADYNAMYGSIGAIIVLLLYFYISAAVLLLGAEMNAVIEHMSSEGKNPGEKDFEGHKAPQTITVLGHEHPQPSEHQPSEPNPR is encoded by the coding sequence TTGCACCGCGTGCTGGTGCGCACCGTCAAGGAATTCCTTGATGACGAGATGTCCACCTATGCCTCTGCGCTGGCTTACCAAGCACTGTTTTCGCTGTTCCCTTTCTTGCTGTTCCTCATTGCCCTGATTGGTTTTCTGCATTTGCCGGACTTCTTTTCCTGGCTGCGGCTGCAGTCGGAACTGGTACTGCCACCGCAGGCGCTGGAACAGGTCAACCCGGTGATCGACCAGTTGCAGCAGTCCAAGGGCGGGCTGTTGTCGGTGGGTATCGTGATTGCCTTGTGGACCGCATCGGCCGGCGTACGCCTGATGATGAGCGCGATGAACGCTGCTTACGATGTGCCCGAAGGCCGCCCGGTTTGGAAGCGTATCCCGCTTTCCATTTTCTACACCATCGGCCTGGCCGGCATGTTGCTGGCGGCCGCAGCACTGATGGTACTGGGCCCGCAGGTGATGGAATGGATCGCCGCCCAGATTGGTATGCAGGAGTTCATCGTCACACTCTGGACCATCCTGCGCTGGCCAGTGATCATCATCTTGCTGATGGTGGCAGTGGCCCTGATCTACTACGTCATGCCTGACGTGAAACAAAAGTTTCGCTTCATTACACCCGGTTCGGTGCTGGCAGTGGTGGTGTGGATCGTGGCTTCCCTGGGCTTTGCTTATTACGTGAAAACCTTTGCCGACTACAACGCGATGTACGGCAGCATTGGTGCAATCATCGTGCTGTTGCTGTATTTCTATATTTCCGCTGCCGTATTGCTGCTGGGCGCGGAGATGAACGCGGTGATCGAGCACATGTCGAGCGAGGGTAAAAACCCTGGTGAGAAAGATTTCGAAGGGCACAAGGCTCCGCAAACCATCACCGTGCTGGGCCATGAGCACCCGCAACCCAGCGAGCACCAACCTTCCGAGCCGAACCCCAGATGA
- a CDS encoding DUF2790 domain-containing protein yields the protein MKPLLILALVGMSSFALADEVKPVSSEPVAQQYDYSMNLDIKRVINLSTIPNVCEVVPATMTYEDHQGQVHTIQYRAMGEGCQQG from the coding sequence ATGAAACCATTACTGATTCTTGCATTGGTCGGTATGTCCTCGTTCGCCCTCGCCGATGAGGTCAAACCCGTCTCCAGCGAGCCTGTGGCCCAGCAGTACGACTACTCCATGAACCTGGACATCAAGCGGGTGATCAACCTGTCGACCATCCCCAATGTCTGCGAAGTGGTACCTGCGACCATGACCTACGAAGACCACCAGGGCCAGGTGCATACCATCCAGTACCGGGCTATGGGTGAAGGTTGCCAGCAAGGTTGA
- a CDS encoding YciI family protein — MKYLCLVYCDEGLLHSLPDSPEDAECLAYAEAVHGSGRMLAAEALKPVQTATTVRVRNGHMSLTDGPYAETKEQLAGFYLVEARDLNEALNIAKGIPAARVGSVEVRPVRELQP, encoded by the coding sequence ATGAAATACCTGTGCCTGGTCTATTGTGACGAGGGGCTGCTGCATAGCTTGCCCGACAGCCCGGAAGACGCCGAATGCCTGGCCTACGCCGAAGCCGTACATGGCTCGGGGCGAATGCTGGCGGCCGAGGCGCTCAAGCCTGTGCAGACCGCCACCACGGTACGTGTGCGTAACGGGCACATGAGCCTGACCGACGGCCCGTATGCCGAAACCAAGGAGCAACTCGCCGGCTTTTACCTGGTGGAGGCCCGCGACCTGAACGAAGCGCTGAACATCGCCAAGGGCATTCCTGCGGCACGGGTCGGCAGTGTCGAGGTGCGACCGGTGCGTGAACTGCAACCCTGA